A single window of Archangium gephyra DNA harbors:
- a CDS encoding polysaccharide lyase has protein sequence MKRLLRLAPIALLLPTLATASTVWEGNFETGNLSQWDREQTVSSSRLLVVSSPVREGRYALKTTVRQGDDPINASGNRNELLYLDREAPGSEFFYKWSTLFPKSFPRSSKWQIFTQWHHDGSGGSPPLEFYVVDDQLRLRVGGSTGKIVWRSPLLREQWNDFVLHVKWSPDPKVGFVELYHNGKVVLPLMKVATQYSGQRNYLKMGLYRDASIAPEGVVFHDGFVQATRLEDVMPAPVVATPEPQPAPAPAPESTPEDGSSGEGDPPPEQPSPIAQQPSDTIPGTGGIVPADATLAGTGMPPASCGASSTGGMPLLVAAGLTLAALLGRRKATAPAYARRSRPRRR, from the coding sequence TTGAAGCGATTGCTGAGACTTGCCCCCATCGCGCTGCTGCTGCCGACCCTGGCGACCGCCTCCACTGTGTGGGAGGGAAATTTCGAGACCGGCAACCTCTCGCAGTGGGACCGCGAGCAGACCGTCTCCTCGAGCCGCTTGCTGGTGGTCAGCTCGCCTGTGCGAGAGGGCCGCTACGCGCTGAAGACCACCGTCCGCCAGGGCGATGATCCCATCAACGCGAGTGGCAACCGCAACGAGCTGCTCTACCTGGACCGTGAAGCGCCCGGCTCCGAGTTCTTCTACAAGTGGAGCACCCTCTTCCCCAAGAGCTTCCCGCGCTCCTCCAAGTGGCAGATCTTCACCCAGTGGCACCACGATGGCAGCGGTGGCTCGCCGCCGCTCGAGTTCTACGTGGTGGATGATCAGCTGCGCCTGCGCGTGGGCGGCAGCACCGGGAAGATCGTCTGGCGCTCCCCGCTCCTGCGTGAGCAGTGGAACGACTTCGTGCTGCACGTGAAGTGGTCGCCGGATCCCAAGGTCGGCTTCGTCGAGCTGTACCACAACGGCAAGGTCGTCCTGCCGCTGATGAAGGTGGCCACCCAGTACTCGGGCCAGCGCAACTACCTCAAGATGGGCCTGTACCGCGACGCGTCCATCGCCCCCGAGGGCGTGGTCTTCCACGACGGCTTCGTCCAGGCCACACGCCTGGAGGACGTGATGCCCGCGCCCGTCGTCGCCACCCCGGAGCCCCAGCCGGCCCCGGCCCCGGCCCCGGAGAGCACGCCGGAGGATGGTTCCTCGGGTGAGGGAGATCCTCCGCCCGAGCAGCCGTCGCCCATCGCCCAGCAGCCCTCGGACACCATTCCCGGGACGGGCGGCATCGTCCCCGCGGACGCGACGCTGGCCGGCACGGGGATGCCGCCCGCGAGCTGCGGCGCCTCCTCGACTGGTGGCATGCCCCTGCTCGTCGCCGCCGGACTGACGCTGGCCGCACTGCTGGGCCGGCGCAAGGCCACCGCGCCCGCCTACGCACGGCGCTCGCGCCCCCGGCGTCGCTGA
- the fghA gene encoding S-formylglutathione hydrolase: protein MDAALRLASEHRCFGGTVSYYRHDSAVCGGEMRFSVYVPPQARTGKVPVLYFLSGLTCTEETFQIKAGAHRLAAELGLMLVIPDTSPRDTGIPNESADWEVGTAAGFYVDATQQPWASRFHMFSYVTSELPGLIGKHFPARMDREGIFGHSMGGHGALVCALRQPGRYRSVSAFAPICAPMRVPWGQKAFRTYFGADTEAWKQWDSTELIRSARTRLPPLLVDQGTSDKFLGDQLKPELLREACDQAGQPLTLRSQDGYDHGYYFVSTFMADHLRHHATALTA from the coding sequence ATGGACGCGGCCCTCCGGCTCGCCTCCGAGCACCGCTGCTTCGGAGGCACCGTCTCCTACTACCGCCACGACTCGGCGGTGTGTGGCGGGGAGATGCGCTTCTCCGTCTACGTGCCCCCGCAGGCGCGGACGGGCAAGGTGCCCGTGCTCTACTTCCTCTCGGGCCTCACCTGCACGGAGGAGACCTTCCAGATCAAGGCCGGTGCGCACCGGCTCGCCGCCGAGCTGGGGCTGATGCTCGTCATCCCCGACACCAGCCCGCGCGACACCGGCATTCCCAATGAGAGCGCCGACTGGGAGGTGGGCACCGCCGCCGGCTTCTATGTGGATGCCACCCAGCAGCCCTGGGCCTCGCGCTTCCACATGTTCAGCTACGTCACCAGCGAGCTGCCCGGCCTCATCGGGAAGCACTTCCCCGCCCGCATGGACCGCGAGGGCATCTTCGGCCACTCCATGGGAGGCCATGGCGCCCTCGTGTGCGCCCTGCGCCAGCCCGGCCGCTACCGCTCCGTGTCCGCCTTCGCCCCCATCTGCGCGCCCATGCGCGTGCCCTGGGGACAGAAGGCCTTCCGCACCTACTTCGGGGCCGACACCGAGGCCTGGAAGCAGTGGGACAGCACCGAGCTCATCCGCTCGGCGCGCACGCGGCTTCCGCCCCTGCTGGTGGACCAGGGCACAAGCGACAAGTTCCTCGGGGACCAGCTCAAACCCGAGCTCCTCCGAGAGGCCTGCGACCAGGCGGGGCAGCCCCTGACGCTCCGTTCCCAGGACGGGTACGACCACGGCTACTACTTCGTCTCGACCTTCATGGCGGACCACCTCCGCCACCACGCCACGGCCCTAACCGCCTGA
- a CDS encoding S-(hydroxymethyl)glutathione dehydrogenase/class III alcohol dehydrogenase, with product MDIKAAVAFEPGKPLRIETVHLEGPKAGEVLIELKATGICHTDAYTLSGKDPEGLFPSILGHEGAGVVVDVGPGVTSLKKGDHVIPLYTPECRQCRSCLSQKTNLCTAIRATQGKGLMPDGTSRFRIGKDPVHHYMGTSTFATHTVLPEIAVAKIREDAPFEKVCYIGCGVTTGIGAVIYTAKVEAGARVVVFGLGGIGLNVVQACRMVGADQIVGVDLNPARREMAEKFGLTHFVNPKEVGADLVPYLVNLTGGGADYSFECIGNVQTMRQALECCHRGWGESIIIGVAAAGQEISTRPFQLVTGRVWKGSAFGGARGRTDVPRIVDWYMDGKIQIDPLITHTLPLERINEGFDLMHKGESIRAVVRY from the coding sequence ATGGACATCAAGGCAGCGGTGGCATTCGAACCCGGCAAGCCCCTGCGCATCGAGACGGTGCACCTCGAAGGCCCCAAGGCCGGCGAGGTCCTCATCGAGCTGAAGGCCACGGGCATCTGCCACACGGACGCGTACACGCTCTCGGGCAAGGACCCGGAGGGCCTCTTCCCCAGCATCCTCGGCCACGAGGGCGCGGGCGTGGTGGTGGACGTGGGCCCCGGCGTCACCTCGCTGAAGAAGGGTGACCACGTCATCCCGCTCTACACGCCCGAGTGCCGCCAGTGTAGGTCGTGCCTGTCCCAGAAGACGAACCTCTGTACCGCCATCCGCGCCACGCAGGGCAAGGGCCTCATGCCCGATGGCACCAGCCGCTTCCGGATCGGCAAGGATCCCGTCCACCACTACATGGGCACGTCCACCTTCGCGACGCACACGGTGCTGCCGGAGATCGCCGTGGCGAAGATTCGCGAGGACGCGCCCTTCGAGAAGGTCTGCTACATCGGCTGCGGGGTGACCACGGGCATTGGCGCCGTCATCTACACCGCGAAGGTGGAGGCGGGCGCCCGCGTGGTCGTCTTCGGCCTGGGCGGCATCGGCCTCAACGTGGTGCAGGCGTGCCGCATGGTGGGCGCGGATCAGATCGTCGGCGTGGACCTCAACCCCGCCCGGCGCGAGATGGCCGAGAAGTTCGGCCTCACCCACTTCGTCAACCCCAAGGAGGTGGGCGCGGACCTGGTGCCCTACCTCGTCAACCTCACCGGGGGCGGCGCCGACTACAGCTTCGAGTGCATCGGCAACGTGCAGACCATGCGGCAGGCGCTCGAGTGCTGCCACCGCGGCTGGGGCGAGAGCATCATCATCGGCGTGGCGGCGGCCGGACAGGAGATCAGCACCCGTCCCTTCCAGCTCGTCACCGGGCGCGTGTGGAAGGGCAGTGCCTTCGGCGGCGCCCGCGGCCGCACCGACGTGCCCCGCATCGTCGACTGGTACATGGACGGGAAGATTCAGATCGACCCGCTCATCACCCACACGCTGCCGCTGGAGCGCATCAACGAGGGCTTCGACCTGATGCACAAGGGCGAGTCCATCCGCGCCGTGGTGAGGTACTAG
- a CDS encoding CHRD domain-containing protein, producing MRTPTAPSTPRESRKSRGHGQLRFARDLSKAYVEVEIQGVNPADIVMFHIHCGPPGVLGPIIVDFGESGGPAKKFTDGKFSVELTNKNVVFVKDMPGLKPSLPEGCPSELGLPGQVKTLAGLEYLARKGVLYFNLHTKAHTYYGEMRGQLYPAQE from the coding sequence ATGCGCACGCCCACGGCCCCCTCGACGCCTCGCGAGAGCCGGAAGTCCCGGGGCCATGGGCAGCTGCGGTTCGCCCGCGACCTGAGCAAGGCCTATGTCGAGGTCGAGATCCAAGGGGTGAACCCCGCCGACATCGTCATGTTCCACATCCACTGCGGCCCGCCGGGCGTGCTCGGCCCCATCATCGTGGACTTCGGCGAGTCCGGCGGCCCGGCGAAGAAGTTCACCGATGGCAAGTTCTCCGTGGAGCTCACCAACAAGAACGTCGTCTTCGTCAAGGATATGCCGGGCCTCAAGCCCTCGCTACCCGAGGGCTGCCCCTCCGAGCTGGGACTCCCGGGACAGGTGAAGACGCTCGCCGGGCTCGAGTACCTGGCGAGGAAGGGCGTGCTCTATTTCAACCTCCACACCAAGGCGCACACCTATTACGGAGAGATGCGCGGCCAGCTCTACCCCGCCCAGGAGTAG
- a CDS encoding LysR family transcriptional regulator: MDLEELRAFLDVVQTGSFLAAAESLGVSRTTLRRRVEALEARAGVPLLKSTAQGIILTEAGEVLARRGRVMMQETSALLSSIREVGQEPSGVLRLVMPVGLPPHLLTPLFGLLRSAYPLLRVHARFSGAPLGEPLDGVDMAIHFGEDLPRGPWLSHVVLRVREGLLASEEYLRRRGTPGSLQELQGHELFSWEAPGDDAHTWPTLRGATFTVSPALVTADIHLIRSCCIAGLGIGLVPSVELEDPGSLADVLVPVLPGLVGRERPLRISVPEALAEIPKIQRVLSHIRRSLEPL, encoded by the coding sequence ATGGATCTGGAAGAGTTGCGCGCCTTTCTCGACGTCGTGCAGACGGGCTCGTTCCTGGCCGCCGCGGAGTCCCTGGGGGTGTCGCGCACCACCTTGCGGCGCCGTGTCGAGGCGCTCGAGGCGCGGGCCGGCGTGCCGCTCCTCAAGAGCACGGCCCAGGGCATCATCCTGACGGAAGCCGGTGAGGTGCTCGCCCGGCGCGGACGCGTGATGATGCAGGAGACGAGCGCGCTGCTGTCGTCCATCCGCGAGGTGGGCCAGGAGCCCTCGGGGGTGCTCCGGCTGGTGATGCCCGTGGGGCTGCCGCCGCATCTGCTCACACCGCTCTTCGGGCTGTTGCGCAGCGCCTATCCGCTGCTGCGCGTCCACGCCCGCTTCAGCGGAGCTCCCCTGGGCGAGCCGCTGGACGGCGTGGACATGGCCATCCACTTCGGGGAGGACCTGCCCCGGGGCCCCTGGCTCTCCCACGTGGTGCTGCGCGTGCGGGAGGGGCTGCTCGCCAGCGAGGAGTACCTGCGGCGGCGGGGCACCCCGGGCTCGCTCCAGGAGCTGCAGGGCCACGAGCTCTTCTCCTGGGAGGCTCCAGGAGACGATGCGCACACCTGGCCCACGCTCCGGGGCGCCACCTTCACCGTCTCTCCGGCGCTCGTTACGGCGGACATCCATCTGATCCGCTCCTGCTGCATCGCGGGGCTGGGGATCGGCCTGGTCCCCAGCGTCGAGCTGGAAGACCCCGGCAGCCTCGCGGACGTGTTGGTGCCCGTGCTGCCCGGGCTGGTGGGGCGGGAGCGCCCGCTGCGCATCAGCGTGCCCGAGGCGCTCGCCGAGATTCCGAAAATCCAACGGGTGCTCTCGCACATCCGGCGGTCCCTGGAGCCCCTATGA